A section of the Mycobacterium sp. 3519A genome encodes:
- a CDS encoding chemotaxis protein CheB, which yields MASTNNGGAAQKVVAIGASAGGVEALTQLVGKLPDDLPYAVLVALHLPPNAPSVLARILDRAGPLPAHAAKDGEELTAGRIHVAVPDRHLLVSDHRVVLSEGPTENGHRPAINAMFRSVALNFGAHSIGMLCSGVLDDGVLGAAAIRSRGGITIVQKPDDALYPSMPLNAIHAGVVDHQVAATEVGPLLTRLAERDIEEREMETDRSMELENRIAMGRRFSTSFDAEALGPHSGYTCPDCNGSLMSVSENNYRCRVGHAWTADALLRARDDEIENALWVALRSLREKATLSRRLASQVGPGMLHRRYLDLADEAEHAVSVLGKRLSEADAGSGVRGDG from the coding sequence ATGGCAAGCACGAACAACGGCGGTGCGGCGCAAAAGGTGGTGGCGATAGGCGCCTCCGCTGGCGGCGTCGAGGCGCTGACCCAATTGGTCGGCAAGCTGCCCGATGACCTTCCTTACGCGGTTCTGGTCGCGCTTCACCTGCCGCCGAACGCGCCAAGTGTGCTGGCCCGGATTCTCGATCGCGCCGGGCCGCTACCCGCACACGCCGCGAAGGACGGCGAAGAATTGACGGCGGGGCGAATACATGTCGCGGTTCCGGACCGCCATCTGTTGGTCAGCGACCACCGCGTCGTGCTGTCCGAAGGTCCAACGGAGAACGGCCACCGCCCGGCCATCAACGCCATGTTCCGATCGGTGGCGCTCAACTTCGGCGCGCATTCGATCGGGATGCTGTGTTCCGGCGTCCTCGACGACGGTGTGCTCGGGGCGGCAGCCATCCGGTCCAGGGGCGGCATCACGATCGTCCAGAAACCGGACGATGCGCTGTATCCGAGCATGCCTCTCAACGCAATACACGCAGGAGTCGTCGACCATCAGGTCGCCGCCACAGAAGTCGGTCCGCTCTTGACCCGGTTGGCCGAGCGCGACATCGAGGAGCGCGAAATGGAGACCGACCGGAGCATGGAACTGGAGAACCGGATCGCGATGGGCCGCAGATTCTCCACCTCATTCGACGCCGAAGCGCTCGGCCCGCATTCCGGCTACACATGTCCCGACTGCAACGGTTCGTTGATGAGCGTCAGCGAGAACAACTACCGGTGCCGCGTCGGTCACGCGTGGACGGCGGACGCACTCCTGCGGGCGCGCGACGACGAGATCGAGAACGCGCTGTGGGTTGCGCTGCGCAGCCTGAGGGAGAAGGCCACCCTGTCGCGCAGGCTCGCCAGTCAGGTTGGTCCCGGCATGCTGCACCGTCGTTACCTCGATCTCGCCGACGAGGCCGAGCACGCGGTGTCTGTGCTGGGCAAGCGACTGTCAGAGGCGGATGCCGGTTCAGGAGTCCGTGGTGACGGGTAA
- a CDS encoding STAS domain-containing protein: MTPRGTLDSVTYRSLRDGIIKTALEEPKAVIVDVTYLDVPAESALVVFTSARWYVAQWPEVPILLVCAHPAGRSAIARNGVSRYVPVYPSVRAAIDVASSTQSPRRRRRVRAQLPAKLASLRRSRELVAEWLTAWSQPELIAVTKVVVTTLVENVLQHTDSAPGVRLEFDGSAVTVAVEDASHVQAGPREEQKPYQAPSGLHIVSALCRAWGNAPTSTGKTVWAVIGPENRL, translated from the coding sequence ATGACCCCCCGCGGCACGCTCGACAGCGTCACCTACCGGTCACTGCGCGACGGAATCATCAAGACGGCGCTGGAGGAACCGAAGGCCGTCATCGTCGACGTCACGTATCTGGATGTGCCCGCCGAATCCGCACTGGTGGTGTTCACCAGCGCACGCTGGTATGTCGCGCAATGGCCCGAGGTGCCGATCCTGTTGGTGTGCGCGCATCCCGCGGGCCGCTCGGCGATCGCACGCAACGGCGTCTCGCGCTATGTGCCTGTCTATCCAAGTGTTCGAGCCGCGATCGATGTCGCCTCGTCTACCCAGTCTCCGCGGCGGCGCCGACGGGTCCGGGCCCAGTTGCCCGCCAAATTGGCCAGCCTGCGCCGCTCCCGCGAACTGGTGGCCGAGTGGCTGACGGCGTGGTCGCAACCCGAGTTGATCGCGGTGACCAAGGTGGTGGTCACGACGCTGGTCGAAAATGTTCTGCAGCACACCGACAGTGCCCCCGGAGTCCGGTTGGAGTTCGACGGCTCGGCGGTCACCGTAGCCGTCGAGGACGCCAGCCACGTCCAGGCCGGCCCGCGCGAGGAGCAGAAGCCGTACCAAGCGCCCTCGGGACTACACATCGTTTCGGCGCTCTGCCGCGCCTGGGGCAATGCGCCGACGTCGACTGGTAAGACCGTGTGGGCGGTCATCGGTCCGGAGAACAGGCTCTAG
- a CDS encoding helix-turn-helix domain-containing protein, with product MSSIVNAIQVRLPERTKVEICDPEDADEFLEDLYGARLRLSRRHAAVIEGPLLAHARTDVGPFAIDEMYSPGYVEASPDPLNRVIALWATGGELSGSCDGLEGEARAGDIAMVSQPHLPHHCRARDVRLTSVVLDQSLVAGVATGLPSTQAPLPVRFSSFQPIDAQAARLWKDTVSFIKRSLLADDAVTTPLVLGNASRMLAAVTLSTFPNSSATSPTPHDRTDAKPVLLRRAMEYMDANATNDIGLADIAEAVHVTPRAVQYMFRRHLETTPLQYLRRLRLHYAHQELLTSDRTHSTVTDIAARWGFAHTGRFAVLYRQTYGQSPHSTLRG from the coding sequence GTGAGCTCCATCGTCAACGCCATTCAGGTTCGTCTTCCGGAACGCACGAAGGTCGAGATCTGCGACCCCGAGGACGCGGACGAATTTCTCGAAGACCTGTACGGGGCGCGGCTGCGGCTCTCCCGCAGGCACGCCGCCGTCATCGAAGGCCCGTTGCTGGCGCATGCGCGCACCGATGTGGGGCCGTTCGCGATCGACGAGATGTATTCGCCCGGGTACGTGGAGGCCTCACCCGATCCCCTGAACAGGGTGATTGCGCTGTGGGCGACCGGCGGCGAGTTGTCCGGATCGTGCGACGGACTCGAGGGGGAAGCCAGGGCCGGTGACATCGCGATGGTGTCTCAACCGCACCTGCCGCATCACTGTCGCGCCCGCGACGTCCGCCTGACCTCCGTGGTGCTCGACCAGTCGCTGGTCGCAGGCGTCGCCACGGGGTTGCCCAGCACCCAGGCGCCGCTGCCGGTCCGGTTCTCCAGCTTCCAGCCCATCGACGCGCAGGCCGCCCGGCTGTGGAAAGACACCGTCAGCTTCATCAAGCGCAGCCTGCTCGCCGACGACGCGGTCACCACACCGCTGGTGCTCGGCAACGCCAGCCGAATGCTGGCCGCCGTCACGTTGTCGACGTTTCCCAACTCGTCCGCCACCTCCCCGACGCCGCACGACCGCACCGACGCCAAGCCGGTACTGCTGCGCCGCGCGATGGAGTACATGGACGCGAACGCGACCAATGACATCGGACTCGCCGATATCGCGGAGGCCGTCCATGTCACGCCCCGCGCGGTGCAGTACATGTTCCGCAGGCACTTGGAGACGACGCCGCTGCAGTATCTGCGCCGGCTGCGGTTGCACTACGCCCACCAGGAATTGCTGACCAGCGACCGGACCCACAGCACGGTGACCGATATCGCGGCACGCTGGGGATTCGCCCATACCGGACGTTTCGCTGTGCTGTACCGGCAGACGTACGGGCAGAGTCCGCACTCGACGTTGCGCGGATAG
- a CDS encoding LLM class flavin-dependent oxidoreductase, producing the protein MRFTFAEAMTDPTYYIPLAKAAEAAGYHAMTIPDSVAYPFESDSKYPYTPDGSREFLDGKAFIEAFVMAGALCAVTTTLKFNFFVLKLPIRPPALVAKQAASVAALFDNRLGLGVGTSPWPEDYELMNVPFAKRGKRMDECIEIIKGLTSGEYFEFHGEFYDIPKTKMTPAPTKPIPILVGGHAEAALRRAARCDGWMHGGGQPEELDHLIKRLNQIREEEGRTGPFEIHVISLDAFTVDGIKRLEDKGVTDVIVGFRYPYIMGQDTEPLDAKIRHLESFAEKVMARI; encoded by the coding sequence GTGCGCTTCACTTTCGCCGAGGCAATGACGGATCCCACCTATTACATCCCGCTGGCCAAGGCCGCAGAGGCCGCCGGCTACCACGCGATGACGATCCCGGACAGCGTGGCCTACCCGTTCGAATCGGATTCGAAGTATCCCTACACCCCCGACGGCAGCCGCGAATTCCTGGACGGCAAGGCGTTCATCGAGGCCTTCGTGATGGCAGGCGCGCTGTGTGCCGTCACGACGACGTTGAAGTTCAACTTCTTCGTCCTCAAGTTGCCGATCCGCCCGCCCGCGCTGGTCGCCAAACAAGCCGCGTCAGTGGCCGCGCTCTTCGACAACCGACTCGGTCTCGGGGTGGGCACCAGCCCGTGGCCCGAGGACTACGAACTGATGAATGTGCCGTTCGCCAAGCGCGGAAAGCGGATGGACGAATGCATCGAGATCATCAAAGGCCTTACGTCCGGCGAGTATTTCGAATTCCACGGCGAGTTCTACGATATCCCGAAAACGAAGATGACCCCCGCGCCCACCAAGCCGATACCCATTCTGGTCGGCGGCCACGCCGAGGCGGCGCTGCGACGCGCGGCACGGTGCGACGGCTGGATGCACGGCGGCGGTCAGCCCGAGGAACTCGATCATTTGATCAAGCGGCTCAACCAGATTCGCGAAGAAGAAGGGCGCACCGGCCCCTTTGAGATTCACGTGATCTCGCTCGACGCGTTCACCGTCGACGGCATCAAGCGTCTCGAGGACAAGGGCGTCACCGACGTCATCGTCGGCTTCCGCTACCCGTACATCATGGGCCAGGACACCGAACCGTTGGACGCCAAAATCCGTCATCTCGAGTCGTTCGCCGAGAAGGTGATGGCCAGAATTTGA
- a CDS encoding SDR family NAD(P)-dependent oxidoreductase yields the protein MSVLDKFRLDDKVVIVTGASSGLGVSFAEACAQAGADVVLAARRVDKLYATARLVEEAGRRALTVATDVADPAQCQAMVDAAIAEFGHVDVLVNNAGVGTAVPATRETPEEFRAVIDINLNGSYWAAQACGKVMQPGSSIVNISSILGITTAGLPQAAYSASKAAISGLTRDLAQQWGSRKGIRVNAIAPGFFESEMTDAYAPGYIESLKPRVLLGRMGDPTELAATLVWLASDAGGFVTGQTIVVDGGVTIT from the coding sequence GTGTCCGTACTCGACAAGTTCCGACTCGACGACAAGGTAGTCATCGTCACCGGCGCCTCGTCAGGCCTTGGAGTTTCGTTCGCGGAGGCCTGCGCGCAGGCCGGAGCCGACGTGGTGCTGGCCGCGAGGCGGGTCGACAAGCTTTACGCGACAGCACGTCTCGTCGAGGAGGCCGGGCGGCGCGCGCTGACCGTCGCGACGGACGTCGCCGATCCGGCTCAGTGTCAGGCCATGGTCGACGCCGCGATCGCCGAATTCGGCCACGTTGACGTGCTCGTGAACAACGCAGGCGTCGGCACCGCGGTGCCGGCGACTCGTGAGACGCCCGAGGAGTTTCGGGCCGTCATCGACATCAACCTCAACGGCTCGTACTGGGCCGCGCAGGCGTGCGGAAAGGTGATGCAGCCCGGCAGTTCGATCGTCAACATCTCCAGCATCCTCGGCATCACCACCGCCGGACTGCCGCAGGCGGCCTACAGCGCGAGTAAGGCCGCGATCTCCGGCCTGACCCGAGACCTGGCGCAGCAGTGGGGCTCTCGTAAGGGCATTCGTGTCAATGCGATCGCGCCTGGCTTCTTCGAGTCCGAGATGACGGACGCGTACGCACCCGGTTACATCGAGAGCCTCAAGCCGCGAGTGTTGTTGGGCCGCATGGGAGATCCGACCGAGCTCGCTGCCACGCTGGTGTGGCTTGCCTCGGATGCGGGCGGCTTCGTCACCGGCCAGACCATCGTCGTCGACGGCGGAGTGACGATCACCTGA
- a CDS encoding cell wall metabolism sensor histidine kinase WalK, translated as MTGLTRIWRSWTLLRQLVIGVSAVVMVVLVAAGVSSVLSLRGSVLGIIDAQLSGSANGFSQAVTKYRITPDASGQLPPPGAMKPLTHLIGQAPGNVIALIQNGKVVDSAFFVDGESRKAPPEAVQKIAEMSWATGEAQTVKLPELGYYRMVARPGDGDETLVTGVSRKPAWDAMTRETGIVAAITALALLITAAGTVAIVRFALRPLDRVAATAAEVAALPLDRDHHAITPRVPTGDTDPRTEVGLVGDTLNRLLDHVERALADVAASDKRMRQFITDASHELRTPLAAIHGYAELTRQDSSVLPETTEYSLARIEAETRRMNALVADLLLLARLDEGQDLDTTEVDLTDLVVDAVNDVAVSAPEHRWLTDVPDAAVLVRGDHARLHQTIANLLTNARVHTPAGTTVTSTLATGPQYVELTVTDDGPGIDAELLPHLFERFVRADKSRSGEAGSFGLGLSICASIIEAHGGTIEAESASGRTTFRMKLPKVRMGAQHATST; from the coding sequence ATGACGGGGTTGACACGTATCTGGCGCAGCTGGACGTTGTTGCGGCAGTTGGTGATCGGCGTCTCGGCGGTGGTCATGGTGGTGCTGGTGGCGGCTGGTGTGAGCTCGGTGCTCAGCCTGCGCGGCTCGGTGCTCGGCATCATCGACGCGCAACTGTCGGGTTCGGCCAATGGGTTCAGCCAGGCGGTGACGAAATACCGCATCACACCGGACGCGTCAGGGCAGCTGCCGCCGCCAGGCGCGATGAAGCCGCTGACCCACCTGATCGGGCAGGCGCCCGGCAACGTGATCGCGCTGATCCAGAACGGCAAGGTGGTGGACTCGGCGTTCTTCGTCGATGGGGAGTCGCGGAAAGCGCCGCCGGAGGCGGTCCAGAAGATCGCTGAAATGTCTTGGGCGACTGGGGAAGCGCAGACCGTCAAACTGCCCGAGCTGGGTTACTACCGGATGGTCGCCCGCCCCGGCGACGGCGACGAGACGCTGGTGACCGGGGTGTCGCGCAAGCCGGCGTGGGACGCGATGACGCGCGAAACCGGGATCGTGGCGGCCATCACCGCACTCGCCTTGCTGATCACCGCCGCGGGCACGGTCGCGATCGTGCGGTTTGCGCTTCGCCCGCTGGATCGGGTGGCCGCGACCGCGGCCGAAGTGGCGGCGCTACCGCTGGATCGCGACCACCATGCGATCACACCGCGGGTGCCCACCGGGGACACCGATCCGCGCACCGAGGTGGGGTTGGTCGGCGACACGCTCAATCGGCTGCTCGACCATGTGGAGCGCGCGCTGGCCGACGTGGCGGCGTCGGATAAGCGGATGCGCCAGTTCATCACCGACGCCAGCCACGAACTGCGCACCCCGCTGGCGGCCATTCACGGCTACGCGGAGTTGACCCGACAGGACAGCTCGGTGCTCCCGGAAACCACCGAGTACTCGCTTGCCCGCATCGAGGCCGAGACCAGGCGGATGAACGCGTTGGTCGCCGATCTGTTGTTGCTGGCCAGGCTCGACGAGGGCCAGGACCTCGACACCACCGAGGTCGACCTGACCGACCTGGTCGTCGACGCGGTCAACGACGTCGCAGTGTCCGCGCCGGAACATCGATGGCTGACCGACGTTCCCGACGCCGCGGTGCTGGTGCGCGGCGACCATGCGCGGCTGCACCAGACCATCGCCAACCTGCTGACCAACGCCCGGGTGCACACGCCCGCAGGCACGACGGTGACGTCGACGCTCGCCACCGGTCCGCAATACGTGGAGTTGACCGTCACCGACGACGGCCCGGGAATCGACGCCGAACTGCTGCCGCATCTGTTCGAGCGGTTCGTCCGCGCCGACAAGTCGCGGTCAGGCGAGGCGGGAAGTTTCGGCCTCGGGCTGTCCATCTGCGCCTCGATCATCGAGGCGCACGGCGGCACAATCGAAGCTGAATCTGCCAGCGGTAGAACGACTTTCAGGATGAAGTTGCCGAAGGTTCGGATGGGTGCTCAGCACGCCACGTCGACGTAG
- a CDS encoding CheR family methyltransferase translates to MNRQTPENGEAFEALLRYMRDSRGFDFTGYKRTSLMRRVRHRMDTAGHETFEEYLDVLQASSDEFAALFNTILINVTGFFRDPPAWDYVREEVVPAILAERGPGDPIRVWSAGCASGQEAYTLAMVLADALGPDDFRQRVKIYATDVDEDALAEARAATYDEKAVESVPPALLERYFESMNGRYVFRKDLRRAVIFGRNDLVKDAPISRVDLLVCRNTLMYLNADTQRNVLGRLHFALAPQGTLFLGHAEMLLSHSDKFTPVNLKHRIFRKAAGSHNGIDRFENATAFYDRHGDLPGLAPIRELAFRASPVAQIVVTGEDTVAMINQQAEATFGLSARDIGRLLRDLEVSYRPVELRAYLEQAKVERRSARIQDVQWQRPGADTVWFEIHVNPLVDAENGLLGVSIVFFDVTATRALLDKVVQTNRQLEAAYEELQSTNEELETTNEELQSTVEELETTNEELQSTNEELETMNEELQSTNDELHTINDTLRERSIELNEAKTFLDSLVNSIKLGMVVVDREMRVVVWNRGCEELWGLRADETVGKSLNSLDIGLPTDGVKPLIGKAFVDPDVTEETVLDAVNRRGRQARVRVTCTAFRSTEDGVNGALLLMEVLN, encoded by the coding sequence TTGAACAGGCAGACTCCGGAGAACGGGGAAGCGTTCGAAGCGCTGTTGCGCTATATGCGGGATTCGCGGGGATTCGACTTCACCGGCTACAAGCGCACATCCCTGATGCGGCGCGTGCGCCACCGGATGGACACTGCGGGACACGAAACCTTCGAAGAGTATCTCGACGTGCTGCAGGCCAGCTCGGACGAATTCGCCGCACTGTTCAACACGATTCTGATCAATGTCACTGGCTTCTTCCGCGACCCGCCCGCGTGGGATTACGTCCGCGAAGAGGTGGTCCCGGCGATACTCGCGGAACGGGGACCCGGTGATCCGATCCGGGTGTGGAGCGCAGGCTGCGCGTCCGGCCAGGAGGCGTACACGTTGGCCATGGTGCTCGCCGACGCGCTGGGTCCCGACGATTTCCGTCAGCGCGTCAAGATCTACGCCACCGACGTCGACGAGGACGCACTCGCCGAGGCTCGGGCTGCGACGTACGACGAAAAGGCCGTCGAATCCGTTCCGCCCGCCCTGCTCGAGCGCTACTTCGAATCGATGAACGGTCGCTACGTGTTTCGCAAAGACCTGCGTCGGGCAGTGATCTTCGGCCGCAACGACCTTGTGAAGGACGCGCCGATCTCACGCGTCGATCTGCTCGTGTGCCGCAATACCCTGATGTACCTGAACGCTGATACACAGCGAAATGTCCTGGGTCGCTTGCATTTCGCCTTGGCTCCCCAGGGCACGTTGTTCCTGGGTCACGCGGAGATGCTGCTGAGCCACAGCGACAAGTTCACCCCGGTGAACCTGAAGCACCGCATCTTCCGGAAGGCGGCGGGCTCGCACAACGGCATCGACCGGTTCGAGAATGCAACGGCGTTCTACGACCGGCACGGCGACCTGCCCGGTCTGGCGCCCATCCGCGAATTGGCTTTCCGCGCAAGCCCTGTCGCGCAGATCGTGGTGACGGGCGAGGACACCGTCGCGATGATCAACCAACAGGCGGAAGCGACGTTCGGACTGTCGGCACGCGACATCGGCCGTCTGCTGCGCGATCTCGAGGTCTCCTACCGCCCGGTGGAACTGCGCGCATACCTCGAGCAGGCCAAAGTGGAGCGTCGGTCGGCCCGCATCCAGGACGTGCAATGGCAGCGGCCGGGCGCCGACACGGTGTGGTTCGAGATCCACGTGAACCCGCTCGTCGACGCGGAGAACGGGCTGCTCGGCGTCTCGATCGTGTTCTTCGACGTGACCGCGACCAGAGCCCTGCTGGACAAGGTGGTTCAGACGAACCGTCAGCTCGAGGCGGCCTACGAGGAGTTGCAGTCCACCAACGAAGAACTCGAAACCACCAACGAGGAACTGCAGTCGACGGTGGAGGAACTGGAGACCACCAACGAGGAGCTCCAGTCCACCAACGAAGAACTCGAGACCATGAACGAGGAGCTGCAGTCCACCAACGACGAACTGCACACCATCAATGACACCCTGCGTGAGCGCAGCATCGAGCTCAATGAGGCGAAGACGTTCCTGGACTCGCTGGTCAATTCCATCAAGCTCGGAATGGTGGTGGTGGACCGCGAGATGCGGGTGGTGGTGTGGAACCGCGGCTGTGAAGAACTCTGGGGCCTGCGTGCCGACGAGACAGTCGGAAAATCGTTGAACTCGTTGGACATCGGGCTGCCCACCGACGGTGTGAAGCCGCTGATCGGCAAGGCCTTCGTCGATCCGGACGTCACCGAGGAGACCGTGCTGGATGCCGTCAACCGGCGCGGTCGTCAGGCGCGCGTGCGGGTCACCTGCACCGCGTTCCGGTCGACCGAGGACGGGGTCAACGGTGCACTGCTGTTGATGGAAGTCTTGAACTAA
- a CDS encoding DUF4235 domain-containing protein, whose translation MSPAKALYKPLSIGSSVAGGLLAGKIFTEIWQRISPSNEEPPEPQDLSRSTREAFIAAAVQGLIVGIVRAALARGQAKGFQALTNESPQ comes from the coding sequence ATGAGCCCCGCCAAAGCACTGTACAAGCCACTCTCCATCGGCAGCAGCGTCGCCGGCGGTCTGCTGGCGGGCAAGATCTTCACCGAGATCTGGCAACGGATCAGCCCGTCCAACGAGGAGCCCCCCGAGCCGCAGGATTTGTCGCGGTCCACGCGCGAGGCGTTCATCGCCGCGGCGGTGCAGGGGTTGATCGTCGGCATCGTCCGCGCCGCGCTGGCCCGTGGCCAGGCCAAGGGTTTCCAGGCGCTGACCAACGAGAGTCCCCAGTAA